A window of the Hordeum vulgare subsp. vulgare chromosome 5H, MorexV3_pseudomolecules_assembly, whole genome shotgun sequence genome harbors these coding sequences:
- the LOC123396419 gene encoding far upstream element-binding protein 1-like: protein MGLDELNYDSIWHSKVAQDMDQEDVAKEEEVVKEEEYAEEVVDDKEGEGSMLGLLRPVHPDMYLRWRTEKKQSTPSAAASGTSLTGEHHPFVADIPRYPKWKVGVIIGKAGETIKHIQLQSGAKIQVTRDMDFQPWSQTRLVDLSGTPDHISRAEQLISDVLAEAHAGSFGTIPNWKYNAPQPSVEQFQMQIANNKVIPFHFPPGDTSTERTLYIDGTTEQIEIAKQLGYE from the exons ATGGGACTTGATGAGCTCAACTACGACTCCATTTGGCATTCAAAGGTGGCCCAGGACATGGATCAAGAGGATGTggccaaagaggaggaggtggtcaAGGAAGAGGAGTACGCCGAGGAggtggtggatgataaggag GGTGAAGGGAGCATGCTGGGATTGTTACGACCAGTTCACCCGGATATGTACCTCAGATG GCGTACAGAGAAAAAACAGAGCACgccatccgccgccgcctccggcaCATCCCTCACAGGCGAGCATCACCCGTTCGTCGCCGACATCCCTCGCT ATCCCAAATGGAAG GTTGGTGTTATCATTGGAAAAGCTGGAGAAACTATAAAGCATATCCAACTTCAGTCAGGGGCAAAGATCCAAGTAACAAGGGACATGGATTTTCAACCCTGGTCACAGACAAGATTGGTTGATCTTTCGGGCACTCCTGACCACATAAGCAGAGCTGAGCAGTTGATAAGTGATGTTCTTGCAGAG GCTCATGCTGGCTCATTTGGCACTATCCCTAATTGGAAGTACAATGCACCTCAACCTAGTGTTGAGCAATTCCAGATGCAAATTGCTAACAACAAG GTCATTCCTTTCCATTTCCCTCCTGGTGATACTTCAACTGAAAGAACATTGTATATTGATGGTACTACAGAGCAAATTGAAATAGCAAAGCAGCTTGGTTACGAGTGA